Proteins from a single region of Nerophis ophidion isolate RoL-2023_Sa linkage group LG08, RoL_Noph_v1.0, whole genome shotgun sequence:
- the ppp1r26 gene encoding protein phosphatase 1 regulatory subunit 26 isoform X1, which produces MYLMTAPTVAAPRTEWRPCGPPGGFSLPVCFNDSEAQLSTRGSPISNKVQMIIESLRSSHSSLEMSDETEENALSRQDGPPQNCKSAGGSFAAAKSQSHSTGVLTPIQDSDKSSDTDSDDSVDKGIEEAILEYLKEKDGHKCKMEPSSRQTQTEVVKVKSESDSFSVMSSHFSKSVAQTPLAGVPLKKYIKHKVMLRDQEASLVTPNSPACQIKVENLSDDSSSSDDGIEEAIQRYQLERMEQQMRGEAFKPLVEESDSSSDDGIEEAIRSYQLEQLKEKTSFPDRKNIANASTEIAKKHKLKKRKKRAEKVVKSVESPSSTFFKSSLDVGQRSKGNGLLSFRVDGFKDQATPLPPKANTTAELMCAEAILDISKTVMPAAFVSHPSTGNCIPAGSSHATPGEESHDSSIDSEDGIEQEIMKFLEQKAQLVKQSPECAAPRDEPETTAEKHEVLLRKPSRLSLKHRRKSKDEICRIALMTAVDNNAEQDSSSKPLELHREELSPLLFSQGSPTQSLDKHSGDKSSSLDSDEDLDTAIKDLLKTKKTKRKTKSERNAMKRPKEAELLRAPLTKKAKPDPPSKIGALKRADKRKSDLKHKPGLVKKTGTKHTGKGPVDTPRDKDTLQIKEESSSVDSDDSIEQEIRKFLAEKAEKVSETTKDEEIPRNGTASFRLDIKQENQLAEIPIKSMLGQPTLNGPLTEAHQDEPMPQKNPAVGPQPRTLDAAGGAGSARSEPRLSTQQTERVKSLSGAAMDRSYAESVKWRQSFGLPIIDPKNFTRTPFHISSPKHRTGSPSAAFTHPGKSTDLRPPTLAPFWSSARASSRPLFSWSADPAAKAPVTSPVLSFFSARQNRGVLPSTFQPRQAASTVHVPRDKSVFVELESGRTNHVQVQSGEARADGQSENRRGKIEGAEEEFIDESESESPGKKPSTLSLSSTIDPGIVFQPCIALSTEERSVMFRRRYREQRISKETSVDYGTSSSSCQKGSCDLGSSASLRDTGVHRSHPTLRYDFTISLKY; this is translated from the exons ATGTACTTGATGACTGCACCCACTGTCGCCGCGCCTCGCACAGAATGGAGACCATGCGGTCCACCCGGGGGCTTTAGCCTTCCCGTCTGCTTCAATGACTCGGAGGCCCAGTTGTCCACCCGGGGTTCTCCTATCTCGAACAAGGTCCAGATGATCATTGAGAGCCTGCGGAGCTCTCACTCCTCACTGGAGATGAGCGATGAGACTGAGGAAAATGCGCTTTCTAGGCAGGACGGTCCTCCTCAGAACTGTAAATCTGCTGGGGGTTCTTTTGCGGCAGCTAAGTCCCAAAGCCATTCGACTGGTGTTTTAACTCCGATCCAGGACAGTGACAAGAGCAGCGACACCGACAGTGATGATTCTGTGGACAAAGGAATCGAGGAGGCAATACTGGAATACCTGAAGGAGAAGGATGGCCACAAATGCAAGATGGAACCGTCATCTAGACAGACACAGACTGAGGTTGTCAAAGTCAAGTCCGAAAGTGACTCCTTTTCCGTCATGAGCAGCCACTTCTCCAAAAGTGTTGCCCAAACCCCATTGGCAGGCGTCCCCTTGAAGAAGTACATCAAACACAAGGTCATGCTTCGAGATCAGGAAGCCAGTCTTGTCACCCCAAACAGTCCGGCATGCCAAATCAAAGTGGAGAATCTTTCCGACGACTCCAGCAGCAGTGATGACGGCATCGAAGAAGCCATTCAGAGGTACCAGCTGGAGAGAATGGAGCAGCAGATGAGAGGCGAAGCCTTCAAACCACTCGTGGAAGAGTCAGACTCTTCTAGCGATGACGGCATCGAGGAGGCTATTCGCAGCTACCAGCTGGAGCAGCTCAAAGAAAAGACGTCCTTTCCTGACAGGAAGAACATAGCAAACGCTAGCACTGAAATCGCAAAAAAGCACAAACTtaaaaagagaaagaaaagagCGGAGAAGGTGGTGAAGTCCGTAGAATCGCCTTCTTCGACGTTCTTCAAGAGCTCGCTTGATGTCGGCCAGAGAAGCAAAGGCAACGGTCTGCTGTCATTCAGAGTCGATGGCTTTAAAGACCAAGCTACACCCCTGCCCCCGAAAGCCAACACCACCGCCGAGCTCATGTGCGCCGAAGCCATCCTGGACATCTCCAAAACAGTCATGCCCGCAGCCTTTGTGTCTCATCCCAGCACCGGTAACTGCATCCCGGCGGGATCTTCACATGCAACTCCAGGGGAAGAAAGCCACGACAGCTCCATCGACAGTGAAGACGGCATCGAGCAGGAAATCATGAAATTCCTCGAGCAGAAAGCGCAGTTGGTCAAACAGTCACCCGAATGTGCTGCGCCTCGAGACGAGCCGGAGACTACGGCGGAAAAACACGAGGTACTTCTAAGGAAACCTTCCAGATTGTCCTTAAAGCACAGGCGGAAAAGCAAGGATGAAATCTGCCGGATCGCCCTCATGACGGCGGTGGATAACAACGCAGAACAAGACTCATCAAGTAAACCTTTAGAGCTCCACAGGGAAGAGTTGAGCCCGCTGCTTTTCTCCCAAGGAAGTCCAACACAATCATTGGACAAACATAGTGGAGACAAGAGCAGTTCACTGGACAGTGACGAAGACCTCGACACGGCGATAAAAGACCTCCtcaagacaaagaagacaaagagaaAGACCAAGTCAGAGCGCAACGCAATGAAGCGCCCAAAAGAAGCGGAACTGCTGCGAGCCCCGCTTACGAAAAAGGCCAAACCCGATCCTCCGTCCAAGATCGGTGCTTTGAAAAGGGCTGACAAGAGGAAGAGCGACTTGAAGCACAAGCCTGGATTGGTTAAAAAGACAGGAACTAAGCACACCGGCAAAGGTCCAGTAGACACTCCAAGGGACAAGGACACTCTCCAGATAAAAGAGGAGAGCAGCTCGGTGGACAGTGACGACAGCATTGAGCAGGAGATCAGAAAGTTCCTTGCAGAGAAGGCGGAGAAGGTCTCAGAGACCACAAAGGATGAAGAGATACCGAGGAATGGCACTGCTTCATTTCGTCTAGACATTAAGCAGGAAAATCAGCTGGCTGAAATTCCCATAAAAAGTATGTTGGGTCAACCTACCCTGAACGGCCCTTTGACTGAAGCACATCAGGACGAACCTATGCCTCAGAAGAACCCCGCCGTCGGTCCACAACCACGCACTTTGGACGCGGCGGGTGGGGCAGGGTCGGCCAGATCTGAGCCGAGGCTGTCCACCCAACAAACGGAGAGAGTTAAGAGCCTTTCTGGAGCCGCCATGGATCGGTCTTACGCAGAGTCAGTCAAGTGGCGCCAGAGTTTTGGACTCCCCATCATTGATCCCAAGAATTTCACTCGAACTCCATTTCACATCAGCTCGCCCAAACACAGGACAGGGAGTCCATCAGCGGCATTTACTCACCCAGGGAAATCCACCGACCTCAGACCTCCCACCTTAGCCCCTTTCTGGTCCTCCGCAAGAGCCAGCAGCAGACCCCTTTTCTCCTGGTCTGCAGACCCGGCCGCAAAGGCGCCCGTGACCAGCCCCGTCTTAAGCTTCTTCTCCGCCAGGCAGAACCGAGGCGTGCTGCCTTCCACCTTCCAGCCGCGGCAGGCGGCGAGCACGGTGCACGTTCCCCGGGACAAGAGCGTGTTCGTGGAGCTGGAGTCCGGCAGGACCAACCACGTCCAGGTCCAGAGCGGTGAGGCCCGAGCAGACGGACAGAGTGAGAATAGGCGCGGGAAGATAGAAGGAGCTGAGGAGGAGTTTATAGATGAGTCAGAGAGTGAAAGTCCAGGGAAGAAGCCGAGCACTTT GTCCTTGTCCAGCACCATCGACCCCGGCATCGTCTTCCAGCCTTGCATCGCTCTTTCCACAGAGGAGCGCAGCGTGATGTTCCGCCGGAGATACAGGGAGCAAAGAATCAGCAAGGAG acttcagtggattatgggacctcctccagtagctgtcaaaaaggcagctgtgatcttggctcctcggcttctctcagagacactggcgttcaccgcagccatccgacattgaggtatgactttacaatctcactaaaatactag
- the ppp1r26 gene encoding protein phosphatase 1 regulatory subunit 26 isoform X2, with the protein MYLMTAPTVAAPRTEWRPCGPPGGFSLPVCFNDSEAQLSTRGSPISNKVQMIIESLRSSHSSLEMSDETEENALSRQDGPPQNCKSAGGSFAAAKSQSHSTGVLTPIQDSDKSSDTDSDDSVDKGIEEAILEYLKEKDGHKCKMEPSSRQTQTEVVKVKSESDSFSVMSSHFSKSVAQTPLAGVPLKKYIKHKVMLRDQEASLVTPNSPACQIKVENLSDDSSSSDDGIEEAIQRYQLERMEQQMRGEAFKPLVEESDSSSDDGIEEAIRSYQLEQLKEKTSFPDRKNIANASTEIAKKHKLKKRKKRAEKVVKSVESPSSTFFKSSLDVGQRSKGNGLLSFRVDGFKDQATPLPPKANTTAELMCAEAILDISKTVMPAAFVSHPSTGNCIPAGSSHATPGEESHDSSIDSEDGIEQEIMKFLEQKAQLVKQSPECAAPRDEPETTAEKHEVLLRKPSRLSLKHRRKSKDEICRIALMTAVDNNAEQDSSSKPLELHREELSPLLFSQGSPTQSLDKHSGDKSSSLDSDEDLDTAIKDLLKTKKTKRKTKSERNAMKRPKEAELLRAPLTKKAKPDPPSKIGALKRADKRKSDLKHKPGLVKKTGTKHTGKGPVDTPRDKDTLQIKEESSSVDSDDSIEQEIRKFLAEKAEKVSETTKDEEIPRNGTASFRLDIKQENQLAEIPIKSMLGQPTLNGPLTEAHQDEPMPQKNPAVGPQPRTLDAAGGAGSARSEPRLSTQQTERVKSLSGAAMDRSYAESVKWRQSFGLPIIDPKNFTRTPFHISSPKHRTGSPSAAFTHPGKSTDLRPPTLAPFWSSARASSRPLFSWSADPAAKAPVTSPVLSFFSARQNRGVLPSTFQPRQAASTVHVPRDKSVFVELESGRTNHVQVQSGEARADGQSENRRGKIEGAEEEFIDESESESPGKKPSTLSLSSTIDPGIVFQPCIALSTEERSVMFRRRYREQRISKEGTAGADQLRLQVKRKLEFVPAYKY; encoded by the exons ATGTACTTGATGACTGCACCCACTGTCGCCGCGCCTCGCACAGAATGGAGACCATGCGGTCCACCCGGGGGCTTTAGCCTTCCCGTCTGCTTCAATGACTCGGAGGCCCAGTTGTCCACCCGGGGTTCTCCTATCTCGAACAAGGTCCAGATGATCATTGAGAGCCTGCGGAGCTCTCACTCCTCACTGGAGATGAGCGATGAGACTGAGGAAAATGCGCTTTCTAGGCAGGACGGTCCTCCTCAGAACTGTAAATCTGCTGGGGGTTCTTTTGCGGCAGCTAAGTCCCAAAGCCATTCGACTGGTGTTTTAACTCCGATCCAGGACAGTGACAAGAGCAGCGACACCGACAGTGATGATTCTGTGGACAAAGGAATCGAGGAGGCAATACTGGAATACCTGAAGGAGAAGGATGGCCACAAATGCAAGATGGAACCGTCATCTAGACAGACACAGACTGAGGTTGTCAAAGTCAAGTCCGAAAGTGACTCCTTTTCCGTCATGAGCAGCCACTTCTCCAAAAGTGTTGCCCAAACCCCATTGGCAGGCGTCCCCTTGAAGAAGTACATCAAACACAAGGTCATGCTTCGAGATCAGGAAGCCAGTCTTGTCACCCCAAACAGTCCGGCATGCCAAATCAAAGTGGAGAATCTTTCCGACGACTCCAGCAGCAGTGATGACGGCATCGAAGAAGCCATTCAGAGGTACCAGCTGGAGAGAATGGAGCAGCAGATGAGAGGCGAAGCCTTCAAACCACTCGTGGAAGAGTCAGACTCTTCTAGCGATGACGGCATCGAGGAGGCTATTCGCAGCTACCAGCTGGAGCAGCTCAAAGAAAAGACGTCCTTTCCTGACAGGAAGAACATAGCAAACGCTAGCACTGAAATCGCAAAAAAGCACAAACTtaaaaagagaaagaaaagagCGGAGAAGGTGGTGAAGTCCGTAGAATCGCCTTCTTCGACGTTCTTCAAGAGCTCGCTTGATGTCGGCCAGAGAAGCAAAGGCAACGGTCTGCTGTCATTCAGAGTCGATGGCTTTAAAGACCAAGCTACACCCCTGCCCCCGAAAGCCAACACCACCGCCGAGCTCATGTGCGCCGAAGCCATCCTGGACATCTCCAAAACAGTCATGCCCGCAGCCTTTGTGTCTCATCCCAGCACCGGTAACTGCATCCCGGCGGGATCTTCACATGCAACTCCAGGGGAAGAAAGCCACGACAGCTCCATCGACAGTGAAGACGGCATCGAGCAGGAAATCATGAAATTCCTCGAGCAGAAAGCGCAGTTGGTCAAACAGTCACCCGAATGTGCTGCGCCTCGAGACGAGCCGGAGACTACGGCGGAAAAACACGAGGTACTTCTAAGGAAACCTTCCAGATTGTCCTTAAAGCACAGGCGGAAAAGCAAGGATGAAATCTGCCGGATCGCCCTCATGACGGCGGTGGATAACAACGCAGAACAAGACTCATCAAGTAAACCTTTAGAGCTCCACAGGGAAGAGTTGAGCCCGCTGCTTTTCTCCCAAGGAAGTCCAACACAATCATTGGACAAACATAGTGGAGACAAGAGCAGTTCACTGGACAGTGACGAAGACCTCGACACGGCGATAAAAGACCTCCtcaagacaaagaagacaaagagaaAGACCAAGTCAGAGCGCAACGCAATGAAGCGCCCAAAAGAAGCGGAACTGCTGCGAGCCCCGCTTACGAAAAAGGCCAAACCCGATCCTCCGTCCAAGATCGGTGCTTTGAAAAGGGCTGACAAGAGGAAGAGCGACTTGAAGCACAAGCCTGGATTGGTTAAAAAGACAGGAACTAAGCACACCGGCAAAGGTCCAGTAGACACTCCAAGGGACAAGGACACTCTCCAGATAAAAGAGGAGAGCAGCTCGGTGGACAGTGACGACAGCATTGAGCAGGAGATCAGAAAGTTCCTTGCAGAGAAGGCGGAGAAGGTCTCAGAGACCACAAAGGATGAAGAGATACCGAGGAATGGCACTGCTTCATTTCGTCTAGACATTAAGCAGGAAAATCAGCTGGCTGAAATTCCCATAAAAAGTATGTTGGGTCAACCTACCCTGAACGGCCCTTTGACTGAAGCACATCAGGACGAACCTATGCCTCAGAAGAACCCCGCCGTCGGTCCACAACCACGCACTTTGGACGCGGCGGGTGGGGCAGGGTCGGCCAGATCTGAGCCGAGGCTGTCCACCCAACAAACGGAGAGAGTTAAGAGCCTTTCTGGAGCCGCCATGGATCGGTCTTACGCAGAGTCAGTCAAGTGGCGCCAGAGTTTTGGACTCCCCATCATTGATCCCAAGAATTTCACTCGAACTCCATTTCACATCAGCTCGCCCAAACACAGGACAGGGAGTCCATCAGCGGCATTTACTCACCCAGGGAAATCCACCGACCTCAGACCTCCCACCTTAGCCCCTTTCTGGTCCTCCGCAAGAGCCAGCAGCAGACCCCTTTTCTCCTGGTCTGCAGACCCGGCCGCAAAGGCGCCCGTGACCAGCCCCGTCTTAAGCTTCTTCTCCGCCAGGCAGAACCGAGGCGTGCTGCCTTCCACCTTCCAGCCGCGGCAGGCGGCGAGCACGGTGCACGTTCCCCGGGACAAGAGCGTGTTCGTGGAGCTGGAGTCCGGCAGGACCAACCACGTCCAGGTCCAGAGCGGTGAGGCCCGAGCAGACGGACAGAGTGAGAATAGGCGCGGGAAGATAGAAGGAGCTGAGGAGGAGTTTATAGATGAGTCAGAGAGTGAAAGTCCAGGGAAGAAGCCGAGCACTTT GTCCTTGTCCAGCACCATCGACCCCGGCATCGTCTTCCAGCCTTGCATCGCTCTTTCCACAGAGGAGCGCAGCGTGATGTTCCGCCGGAGATACAGGGAGCAAAGAATCAGCAAGGAG GGGACGGCGGGCGCTGACCAGCTGAGGCTTCAGGTCAAAAGAAAGCTGGAGTTTGTGCCTGCATACAAGTATTAG